Proteins from a single region of Trichoplusia ni isolate ovarian cell line Hi5 unplaced genomic scaffold, tn1 tig00003979, whole genome shotgun sequence:
- the LOC113508154 gene encoding uncharacterized protein LOC113508154, with product MFITSSTNASGIYFDPIGSLKMIDGFLSVLIPIDISFIQPHIKNLNGVIGTSKFLCKQTALYTDIECLNLHQPLSIRYNDIIRDYDSISHLIESRSKRSAWFGGIGTLFKNLFGTMNEDDAINYSNAIQLIEKDQSKLSELVKQNILVTTSTLSSIEDSVNKISVNEQRLNDAIDDIALFQKNLTLLADKLILKTKFNGMLNLLESSLLTLSFKLEDTVNAIMFSKLNILYPSIISPKQLFTELVNNYRFLADNHQFPLSLTLENIHTLMNVSEIASYYNNNKVVFALKIPLVNSRSYDLYHNIPYPVSVTHDTYTMIIPSTKYLAINRDRSYYSKLDNLSSCKTINNQYYICDNLDTYSCARTPICESDIISKALKSVPSNCKTQFIQGQLDIWQTLSNNTWLYVITNPSKLSIDCKASNTEVIISGTGMINLPPYCIAFYKDSRLIPKYYKTIKVQTIKINFNLVNDSCCNSETLSKLKPQIPVLNLTNINLDSITSRRNLETSRIVNNLDKLIEKPHIVLYGEYYSYVTIIISVIIVIYILVLFCKFIKSGICHRLLNRQAFKCNTEKAEELTEVAASSSDISAPKIRKSLA from the coding sequence ATGTTCATCACaagttccacgaatgcttccgGCATATATTTTGACCCCATTGggtcattaaaaatgatagacGGTTTCCTTAGCGTACTAATTCCAatagatatttcatttattcaaccgCATATTAAGAATCTTAACGGTGTGATAGGCACTTCTAAGTTCCTATGTAAGCAGACTGCTCTGTATACCGATATCGAGTGTCTTAATTTGCACCAGCCGTTATCAATAAGATACAACGACATTATTCGAGATTACGATTCTATTTCTCACTTAATTGAATCAAGGTCTAAACGTTCAGCCTGGTTTGGGGGTATTGGCACCCtattcaaaaatctatttggtaCTATGAACGAAGACgacgcaataaattatagtaacgctattcaattaatagagaaagatcaatctaaattatccgaattagtcaaacaaaatatattagtaactaCTTCAACACTCTCTTCAATAGAAGactcagtaaataaaattagtgtcaACGAGCAGAGATTAAATGATGCTATTGATGACATAGCTTTATTCCAAAAGAACTTGACCTTGTtagctgataaattaatattaaaaactaaattcaatggaatgttaaatttattagaaagtagtctcctaactttatcttttaaactagAAGACACTGTAAACGctattatgtttagtaaattaaatattttgtatccttctattataagtccaaaacagctatttacagagcttgttaataattataggtttttagctgataatcatcaatttcctttaagtttaactttagaaaatatacacactttaatgaatgtttcagaaattgcgagttattataataataacaaagttgtatttgccttaaaaatacctttagtaaattccaggagctatgatttatatcataacataCCTTATCCAGTTTCTGTAACCCATGATACTTATACTATGATCATTCCCTCTACTAAATATCTAGCTATTAACAGAGATAGatcatattatagtaaattagaTAATCTAAGTAGCTGtaagacaataaataaccaGTACTATATATGTGACAACCTAGATACTTACTCGTGTGCCAGGACTCCGATCTGCGAATCGGATATAAtctcaaaagcattaaaatctgTGCCTAGTAATTGTAAGACCCAATTCATTCAAGGCCAACTAGATATTTGGCAAACGTTGTCTAACAATACATGGTTATATGTTATTACAAACCCTTCCAAATTGTCCATAGACTGTAAAGCTTCCAATACTGAAGTTATCATATCAGGCACAGGCATGATAAACTTACCTCCGTATTGTATAGCCTTTTATAAAGACTCAAGGTTAATacccaaatattacaaaacaattaaagtccaaacaattaaaattaactttaatctagTAAATGACTCTTGTTGTAATTCAGAAACATTATCGAAACTTAAGCCTCAAATTCCcgttttaaatcttactaatattaaccTTGATTCTATAACGTCACGACGAAATTTGGAAACCAGCCGCATTGTCAATAACcttgacaaattaattgaaaaaccacatattgttttatatggtgaatattattcctatgtaacaataattatatctgttattattgtaatatatattcttgtactattttgtaagtttataaaatcggGCATTTGTCATCGCCTCTTAAATAGACAAGCTTTCAAATGTAATACggaaaaagctgaagagcttaCAGAAGTTGCTGCTAGTTCTTCCGACATTTCCGCACCTAAAATCCGTAAATCCCTTGCATAA